The following are encoded together in the Streptomyces tendae genome:
- a CDS encoding transposase family protein produces MAGVLRAERVWVETFTGLRVDQFGRLLKAVRERGGEGCGWGRPWRLPLAERVLLVAVYYRTNLTMRKLAPLFGVSPATVCRVIRRLGPLLAIEPARASQDAAERLWIVDGTLVPVRDRTVGASSRNYRFSANVQVIVDAETRLVVATARPVPGNTADAKAWRDSGLAAHCEGVTVLGDGAYINTGLIVPHRKRPGRPLLKGEEEDNAQHRKVRARVEHTFSRMKNYKILRDCRQRGDGLHHAVQAVARMHNLALAA; encoded by the coding sequence ATGGCTGGGGTGTTGAGGGCCGAGCGGGTGTGGGTGGAGACGTTCACGGGGTTGCGGGTCGATCAGTTCGGCCGGTTACTGAAAGCGGTCCGGGAGCGTGGTGGCGAGGGCTGTGGCTGGGGTCGTCCGTGGCGGCTGCCGTTGGCCGAGCGGGTGCTGCTGGTGGCCGTGTACTACCGCACGAACCTCACCATGCGGAAGCTCGCACCGCTGTTCGGCGTCTCGCCGGCGACCGTGTGCCGGGTGATCCGGCGGCTCGGCCCGTTGCTCGCGATCGAACCGGCCCGCGCCTCTCAGGATGCAGCCGAGCGGCTGTGGATCGTGGACGGCACCCTCGTCCCGGTCCGTGACCGCACGGTCGGAGCGTCCTCGCGCAACTACCGGTTCTCGGCGAACGTGCAGGTCATCGTGGACGCCGAGACACGTCTGGTGGTGGCAACCGCCCGTCCGGTGCCCGGCAATACCGCGGACGCGAAAGCCTGGCGGGACTCCGGCCTGGCCGCACACTGCGAGGGAGTGACGGTCCTCGGTGACGGCGCCTACATCAACACCGGCCTGATCGTCCCGCACCGCAAACGCCCGGGGCGGCCCCTGCTGAAGGGCGAGGAGGAGGACAACGCGCAGCATCGCAAGGTCCGTGCCCGCGTCGAGCACACCTTCTCCCGTATGAAGAACTACAAGATCCTCCGTGACTGCCGGCAACGCGGCGACGGCCTCCACCACGCCGTCCAGGCCGTCGCCCGCATGCATAACCTCGCCCTCGCCGCATGA
- a CDS encoding alpha/beta fold hydrolase: protein MNASVSRPTFLLVPGGHHGPWVWERLQQVLASDGWATRTVSLVSAVENPSAVEPLPGMHDDAKVIKQALEATPGPVIVVAHSYGGVPVTEAIYGASNVVHVVYVAAYMLDVGEGMFQMHGVPVPNSLMGLRPPENPDLNLPAGFYDGDASNPETIAAMARLVPQTVRADFETVTQAGWKTVPNSYVIPNNDVSTVAAVEEDMAKRADAVYRVPGHHAPFYSHPREFAEVLTKIANTADATPAQDG from the coding sequence GTGAATGCGAGTGTGAGCCGCCCGACGTTCCTGTTGGTGCCGGGAGGCCACCACGGGCCGTGGGTATGGGAGCGGCTGCAGCAAGTTTTGGCGAGCGATGGCTGGGCCACGCGAACGGTGAGCCTCGTGAGTGCGGTGGAGAACCCATCGGCAGTAGAGCCGCTGCCAGGCATGCATGACGACGCGAAAGTGATCAAGCAGGCGCTGGAGGCGACACCCGGCCCGGTGATCGTGGTGGCGCACTCATATGGCGGGGTGCCGGTCACTGAGGCGATCTATGGCGCTTCTAATGTCGTGCACGTCGTGTATGTGGCGGCCTACATGCTTGACGTGGGCGAGGGGATGTTCCAGATGCACGGCGTACCGGTCCCCAACTCGCTGATGGGCCTGCGTCCACCGGAGAACCCCGATCTGAATCTTCCCGCAGGCTTCTATGACGGTGACGCCTCGAATCCGGAGACGATCGCGGCGATGGCGAGACTCGTTCCGCAGACCGTGCGTGCCGACTTCGAGACGGTGACGCAAGCGGGCTGGAAGACAGTGCCCAACAGCTATGTGATCCCGAACAACGACGTGTCCACCGTCGCTGCGGTCGAGGAAGACATGGCGAAACGTGCCGACGCCGTCTACCGCGTCCCTGGTCATCACGCGCCCTTCTACTCCCACCCCCGTGAATTCGCAGAGGTTCTGACGAAGATCGCGAACACGGCGGACGCAACGCCGGCGCAAGATGGATGA
- a CDS encoding TetR/AcrR family transcriptional regulator, with product MQAEATEVRLLSAVTQLLNTGEPFTAISVQRIIDEAGVSRATFYAHFAGKSDILARLSAQLRESLLALARQWDPATGEDGADRFTRFFEEVIAVHRNHRNLITAIHEVAAYDPEVSNFYTADLEGFDEHVLETLLAEQDAGSTSQDVDAVAASRIIVWGGGQAIARHISVDDGNGDASFARELARIWWYGAYRRPAE from the coding sequence GTGCAAGCAGAGGCGACCGAGGTTCGCCTGCTGTCGGCGGTGACACAACTCCTTAATACAGGCGAGCCCTTCACGGCGATCAGCGTGCAACGCATCATCGACGAGGCTGGCGTCTCGCGAGCCACATTTTATGCACACTTCGCCGGAAAGTCGGACATTCTAGCACGCCTGTCCGCGCAACTTCGTGAGTCGCTACTGGCACTGGCCCGCCAGTGGGATCCAGCCACAGGAGAAGACGGCGCAGACAGGTTTACCCGGTTCTTCGAAGAAGTGATCGCTGTTCACCGTAACCATCGCAACCTGATCACCGCGATCCACGAGGTGGCGGCCTATGACCCAGAGGTGAGCAACTTCTACACGGCCGACCTCGAGGGATTTGACGAGCACGTGCTGGAGACGCTGCTGGCCGAGCAGGATGCGGGATCAACGTCACAAGATGTTGACGCTGTGGCCGCGAGCCGGATCATCGTATGGGGAGGCGGACAGGCGATCGCCCGCCACATCAGCGTCGACGACGGAAACGGCGACGCCTCATTCGCCCGTGAGCTCGCCAGGATCTGGTGGTATGGCGCCTACAGACGTCCTGCCGAGTGA
- a CDS encoding transposase family protein: MAGVLRAERVWVETFTGLRLEQFERLLKAVRDRGGNGTLRGRPWCLPLAERVLVVAVYYRTNLTMRQLGPLFGISSSTVCRVIQRLGPLLALEPVSRPGDAADRLWIVDGTLIPVRDRKVGSSSRNYRFSANVQVIVDAHTRLVIAAARPVPGTTADAHAWRASGLAGHCQDVTVLADGAYLNCGMVTPHRKRPRRELLPGEEDDNAAHRKVRARVEHVIGRMKNYKILRDCRQHGDGLHHAVQAVAHMHNLALAS; the protein is encoded by the coding sequence ATGGCTGGGGTGTTGAGGGCTGAACGCGTGTGGGTGGAGACGTTCACGGGGCTGCGGTTGGAGCAGTTCGAGCGGCTGCTGAAGGCGGTCCGTGACCGCGGTGGCAACGGGACTCTGCGGGGCCGACCGTGGTGTCTTCCGCTGGCCGAACGAGTCTTGGTGGTGGCCGTGTACTACCGCACGAATCTGACCATGCGGCAGCTCGGGCCGCTGTTCGGGATCTCGTCGTCGACGGTGTGCCGGGTGATCCAGCGGCTCGGTCCGCTGCTCGCACTGGAGCCCGTCTCCCGACCAGGCGATGCGGCCGACCGGTTGTGGATCGTGGACGGCACCCTCATCCCGGTCCGCGACCGGAAGGTCGGCTCCTCGTCACGCAACTACCGGTTCTCGGCAAACGTGCAGGTCATCGTGGACGCCCACACCCGCCTGGTCATCGCCGCGGCCCGGCCGGTGCCGGGCACCACCGCGGACGCGCATGCCTGGCGTGCCTCCGGCCTGGCCGGGCACTGCCAGGACGTGACCGTCCTGGCGGACGGCGCCTACCTCAACTGCGGCATGGTCACCCCACACCGCAAACGCCCCCGACGCGAGCTGCTGCCGGGCGAGGAAGACGACAACGCGGCGCACCGCAAGGTCCGTGCAAGGGTGGAGCATGTGATCGGCCGGATGAAGAACTACAAGATCCTCCGCGACTGCCGGCAACACGGCGACGGCCTCCACCACGCCGTCCAGGCCGTTGCCCACATGCACAACCTCGCCCTCGCATCATGA
- a CDS encoding IS630 family transposase, translating into MAEPVRVRRLTDQEGQKLQQIVRRGSTSTVRYRRAMMLLASAGGNRVPVIAQLVQADEDTVRDVIHRFNEIGLACLDPQWAGGRPRLLKPDDEDFVIKTATTRPTKLGQPFTRWSIRKLAAYLRKVHGRVIRIGREALRSLLARRGVTFQRTKTWKESPDPEREAKLDRIEEVLHRFTDRVFAFDEFGPLGIRPTMGSGWAASGHPERHPATYHRTHGVRYFHGCYSLGDDTMWGVNRRRKGAGNTLAALKSIRAARPDGAPIYVILDNLSAHKGADIRRWAKQNKVELCFTPTYASWANPIEAHFGPLRQFTIANSNHPNHTMQTRALHAYLRSRNANARHRDVLAAERKDRARIRSEKGIRWGGHPRKTAA; encoded by the coding sequence GTGGCCGAGCCTGTCCGTGTGCGCAGACTGACTGACCAGGAGGGGCAGAAGCTGCAGCAGATCGTGCGCCGGGGCAGCACCAGTACGGTGCGTTACCGGCGGGCGATGATGCTGCTGGCCTCGGCCGGCGGCAACCGGGTACCGGTAATCGCCCAGCTTGTCCAGGCCGACGAGGACACCGTCCGTGATGTGATCCATCGGTTCAACGAGATCGGCCTGGCCTGCCTGGACCCTCAGTGGGCGGGAGGCCGTCCCCGCCTGCTCAAGCCTGACGACGAAGACTTCGTCATCAAGACGGCCACCACCCGACCCACCAAACTCGGCCAGCCCTTTACCCGCTGGTCCATCCGCAAACTCGCCGCCTACCTGCGCAAAGTCCACGGCCGCGTCATCCGTATAGGCCGCGAGGCGTTACGCAGCCTGCTCGCCCGCCGCGGCGTTACCTTCCAGCGCACAAAGACCTGGAAGGAATCCCCCGACCCGGAACGGGAGGCAAAGCTGGACCGGATCGAGGAGGTCCTTCACCGCTTCACGGACCGCGTGTTCGCCTTCGATGAGTTCGGCCCGCTCGGGATCCGGCCCACGATGGGCTCGGGCTGGGCCGCCTCCGGCCACCCCGAGCGGCACCCGGCCACCTACCACCGCACCCACGGAGTCCGGTACTTCCACGGCTGCTACTCGCTCGGCGACGACACCATGTGGGGCGTGAACCGCCGCAGGAAGGGCGCCGGGAACACGCTGGCCGCACTGAAGTCGATCCGCGCCGCACGGCCCGACGGCGCCCCGATCTACGTGATCCTCGACAACCTGTCCGCCCACAAAGGCGCCGACATCCGCCGCTGGGCGAAGCAGAACAAGGTCGAGCTGTGCTTCACCCCGACCTACGCCTCCTGGGCGAACCCCATCGAAGCCCACTTCGGACCGCTGAGGCAGTTCACCATCGCCAACTCCAACCACCCCAACCACACTATGCAGACCCGGGCCCTGCACGCATACCTCCGCTCGCGCAACGCCAACGCCCGCCACCGGGACGTCCTGGCCGCCGAACGGAAAGATCGCGCCCGCATTCGCAGTGAGAAGGGCATCCGCTGGGGCGGACACCCTCGCAAGACCGCAGCCTGA
- a CDS encoding SDR family NAD(P)-dependent oxidoreductase encodes MTNNTLDGLPTHPLAGKTAVITGGGRGIGASTALLLARAGARLALVGRSEESLKTLADRLPGATVVIPADLSRPEAPEEVWEALIAQLGQVDVLVNNAGQLGSLTPAQDMTAEEADALWALNTRAPLLLGAKAAAHMASIGGGSIVNVTSAVGSDRSMANVSLYATTKGAVDALTLALAAEWGTANVRVNAVRPAVARTDFSRAVTENPALEEMLTKEYVLGRLGEPEDIAQAILFFASPASSYVTGQLLSVDGGWGSVHARG; translated from the coding sequence ATGACGAACAACACACTCGATGGTCTGCCCACTCACCCCCTGGCCGGCAAGACAGCGGTAATCACCGGCGGCGGGCGGGGAATAGGAGCGAGTACGGCTCTCCTCCTCGCTCGCGCGGGGGCGCGGCTCGCATTGGTCGGCCGCAGCGAAGAGTCGCTGAAGACGCTCGCGGACCGTTTGCCCGGTGCCACAGTAGTGATTCCGGCAGACCTGTCCCGGCCTGAGGCTCCCGAGGAGGTCTGGGAGGCTCTTATCGCACAGCTCGGCCAAGTCGACGTACTTGTCAACAACGCTGGCCAGCTGGGCAGCTTGACACCTGCTCAGGATATGACGGCAGAGGAAGCCGACGCGCTGTGGGCACTCAATACGCGCGCACCTTTGCTGTTGGGCGCGAAAGCTGCCGCGCACATGGCATCTATCGGAGGCGGGAGCATCGTCAACGTGACCTCCGCGGTGGGCAGCGACCGGAGCATGGCCAATGTAAGCCTGTACGCCACCACCAAGGGCGCGGTGGACGCCCTCACGCTCGCTCTGGCTGCAGAATGGGGTACCGCGAACGTGCGAGTCAACGCGGTTAGGCCTGCCGTGGCCCGTACGGACTTCTCCCGCGCGGTCACGGAGAATCCTGCGTTGGAGGAGATGCTGACGAAGGAATATGTCCTTGGGCGGCTTGGTGAGCCGGAGGACATCGCGCAGGCCATCCTCTTCTTCGCCAGCCCTGCCAGTTCCTACGTGACCGGTCAGCTGCTCAGCGTTGATGGAGGGTGGGGTTCCGTCCACGCACGCGGGTGA
- a CDS encoding transposase, with translation MLKPVYAAPTEEAAKRFAEFADAWGRKYPVIVRFWENAREEFTPFLRFDTEIRRIVCTTNVIESVNARIRRAVKARGHFPNEQAALKCACMALMSLDPTGKGQARWTMRWKTALNADITFDGRLSEAFQ, from the coding sequence ATCCTCAAGCCCGTCTACGCGGCGCCGACCGAGGAGGCCGCTAAGCGGTTCGCGGAGTTTGCCGACGCCTGGGGCCGGAAGTATCCGGTGATCGTACGGTTCTGGGAGAACGCGCGGGAAGAGTTCACCCCGTTCCTGCGCTTTGACACCGAGATCCGCCGGATCGTCTGCACGACCAATGTCATCGAGTCCGTCAACGCCAGGATCCGGCGGGCGGTGAAAGCCCGCGGTCACTTCCCCAACGAGCAGGCCGCGTTGAAGTGCGCCTGCATGGCGCTCATGTCCCTCGACCCCACCGGCAAGGGCCAGGCCCGCTGGACCATGCGCTGGAAGACCGCACTGAACGCCGACATCACCTTCGACGGCCGCCTCTCCGAAGCCTTTCAGTAA
- a CDS encoding NAD(P)H-dependent oxidoreductase, whose amino-acid sequence MNVLWVLAHPEARSLSGALRDDSIQTLRNLGHDVRESDLYAMKWNPVVDATDYGAEAADERLQVAAASARAYAGGTLSPEIVAEQEKLAWADAVVVQFPLWWFGVPAILKGWIDRVFVKGFAYGLSGDDGRTLHYGEGRLAGKRAMAVVTGGASEAALGPRSINGSLDDLLFSLQHGTFFYTGMSVLPPYAVYGADRVSPEQFNEARDGLRERLRTLETTQPLPYRSRNGGDYDETMVLKEAHVPGETGFSIHLR is encoded by the coding sequence ATGAACGTGTTGTGGGTACTCGCCCATCCCGAAGCCCGCTCGCTGAGCGGCGCCCTCCGCGACGACAGCATCCAGACACTCCGGAATCTCGGCCATGACGTGCGAGAGTCGGATCTGTACGCGATGAAGTGGAATCCGGTCGTCGACGCGACTGACTACGGCGCCGAAGCCGCCGACGAGCGGCTGCAGGTCGCGGCGGCGTCCGCCCGTGCGTACGCGGGGGGCACACTTAGCCCAGAAATCGTTGCCGAGCAGGAGAAACTGGCCTGGGCGGACGCGGTCGTCGTGCAGTTCCCGCTGTGGTGGTTCGGCGTCCCCGCGATCCTCAAGGGCTGGATCGACCGCGTGTTCGTGAAGGGTTTCGCGTACGGTCTGTCCGGCGATGACGGCCGCACGCTCCACTACGGCGAGGGCAGACTGGCGGGCAAGCGCGCGATGGCGGTCGTGACGGGTGGCGCCAGCGAAGCGGCGCTGGGCCCCCGTAGCATCAACGGTTCACTTGATGACCTGCTGTTCAGCCTCCAGCACGGGACGTTCTTCTACACCGGGATGTCGGTCCTCCCGCCGTACGCGGTGTACGGCGCCGACCGGGTGTCCCCGGAGCAGTTCAACGAGGCCCGCGACGGGCTGCGCGAGCGGCTGCGCACGCTGGAGACAACGCAGCCGCTGCCGTACCGCTCCCGCAACGGTGGCGACTACGACGAAACCATGGTCCTTAAGGAGGCGCACGTGCCCGGTGAGACCGGGTTCTCGATCCACCTCCGGTAA
- a CDS encoding helix-turn-helix domain-containing protein has translation MVGNASRTAIISDRRITGLSAEVIAELGAEVGPLWHERHQARLTSRPRKRAVGAGAKHRLAFVDRLLATLVHRRHGVTHYVLACWYGVDRSTITRAIGEVRTLLAERGCTVSPDVRLQSLADVVEHLGASRATGIIDGTEIWVRRPAAGRKNRDKFISGKKQAERRPVHGGHGRRGARAVVQPGTTRELRRHHPCPPIRTGQAPGRGACDRGSRPRRLTRAWAPDRRQGGDTTTPQVQEERPRLVRGDVRATAQGTLLSRIRVEHGIAHLKNWRALARHLGCREHMSGSVQAVAGLLSHQKTADLTSTR, from the coding sequence GTGGTGGGGAACGCGTCTCGTACAGCGATCATCAGCGACCGGCGGATCACGGGCCTGTCCGCTGAGGTGATTGCTGAACTCGGCGCTGAAGTGGGTCCGTTGTGGCACGAGCGTCACCAGGCCCGGCTCACCTCCCGGCCGCGGAAACGGGCCGTGGGTGCAGGCGCGAAACACCGGCTGGCGTTCGTCGACCGGCTCCTGGCCACACTCGTCCATCGTCGACACGGGGTCACTCACTACGTGCTGGCCTGCTGGTATGGCGTGGACCGCTCCACCATCACCCGAGCCATCGGTGAGGTACGGACCCTGCTCGCTGAGCGAGGCTGCACCGTCAGTCCCGACGTGCGGCTGCAGTCTCTGGCCGACGTCGTCGAACACCTCGGCGCGAGCAGGGCGACCGGCATCATCGACGGCACCGAGATCTGGGTTCGTCGGCCAGCCGCCGGACGCAAGAACCGCGACAAGTTCATCTCCGGCAAGAAACAAGCAGAACGCCGTCCAGTCCATGGTGGTCACGGACGGCGAGGGGCGCGTGCTGTGGTGCAGCCCGGCACGACCCGCGAACTGCGCCGACATCACCCATGCCCGCCAATTAGGACTGGTCAAGCTCCTGGCCGAGGGGCCTGCGATCGAGGTTCTCGCCCACGCCGGCTAACCAGAGCCTGGGCGCCAGACCGGCGGCAGGGTGGTGACACCACCACACCGCAAGTTCAAGAAGAACGCCCCAGACTGGTACGAGGAGATGTACGAGCGACAGCGCAAGGCACACTCCTCAGCCGAATCCGGGTCGAGCACGGCATCGCCCACCTGAAGAACTGGCGAGCCCTGGCTCGACACCTCGGCTGCCGCGAACACATGAGCGGCTCCGTCCAAGCCGTCGCCGGCCTGCTGTCTCACCAGAAGACCGCGGACCTGACGTCGACACGTTAG
- a CDS encoding IS630 family transposase — protein sequence MARTGRPKAELILSDEERAALEGWVRRRSTPQAWALRCRIILACATGASNKDVAAQLGSTPHAVGRWRKRFVEHRIAGLGDMPRSGGPRTVTDEQVAAVVKRTLETAPKNATPWSTRAMAREMGLSQSTVSRIWRAFGLQPHRTETFKLSTDPYFVDKVHDVVGLYLDPPERALVFCVDEKSQIQALDRSQPVLPMMPGVPQRVTHDYVRAGTTTLFAALEVATGKVIGSLHRRHRAEEFKKFLIKLDQEIPADLDVHLVLDNYATHKTPAIKTWLLAHPRFHLHFTPTGSSWLNLVERWFAELTNKQIRRGVHKSVQALERDIRTWIAAWNTDPKPYVWTKTADQILERLASYLNRMPDSKD from the coding sequence GTGGCACGTACTGGGCGGCCGAAGGCCGAGTTGATCCTTTCGGATGAGGAACGGGCTGCGCTGGAGGGATGGGTTCGGCGTCGTTCCACCCCGCAGGCGTGGGCTTTGCGGTGCCGGATCATCCTGGCCTGCGCGACCGGCGCGTCGAACAAGGACGTGGCCGCACAGCTCGGTTCGACGCCGCATGCGGTGGGCCGCTGGCGGAAGCGGTTCGTCGAGCACCGGATTGCCGGGTTGGGTGACATGCCGCGGTCCGGCGGGCCCCGGACGGTTACCGACGAGCAGGTGGCCGCGGTGGTGAAGCGGACGCTGGAGACCGCGCCGAAGAATGCCACGCCCTGGTCGACGCGGGCGATGGCCCGCGAGATGGGCCTGTCGCAGTCGACCGTGTCGCGGATCTGGCGGGCCTTCGGCCTGCAGCCACACCGCACCGAGACGTTCAAGCTGTCGACGGACCCGTACTTCGTCGACAAGGTCCACGACGTGGTCGGCCTCTATCTGGACCCGCCCGAGCGGGCCTTGGTGTTCTGTGTCGACGAGAAGTCGCAGATCCAGGCCCTGGACCGGTCCCAGCCGGTGCTGCCGATGATGCCCGGCGTCCCGCAGCGGGTCACCCACGACTACGTGCGCGCGGGCACCACCACATTGTTCGCCGCACTGGAGGTGGCCACGGGGAAGGTGATCGGCTCTCTGCACCGCCGGCACCGGGCCGAGGAGTTCAAGAAGTTCCTGATCAAACTCGACCAGGAGATACCGGCGGACCTGGACGTGCACCTGGTGCTGGACAACTACGCCACCCACAAGACGCCGGCGATCAAAACCTGGCTGCTGGCTCACCCCCGCTTCCACCTGCACTTCACGCCCACCGGATCGTCCTGGCTCAATCTGGTCGAGCGGTGGTTCGCCGAGCTGACCAACAAGCAGATACGGCGCGGCGTCCACAAAAGCGTCCAAGCGTTGGAGAGAGACATCCGCACCTGGATCGCCGCATGGAACACCGACCCCAAACCCTACGTCTGGACCAAGACCGCAGACCAGATCCTCGAACGTCTCGCCAGCTATCTGAACAGAATGCCCGACTCAAAAGACTAG
- a CDS encoding CatB-related O-acetyltransferase codes for MIKSERRPGLVEAAEDVTVFLKPLIKSPKIEVGEFTYYNDTENAAGFEDSNVLYAYGPERLVIGKFCCLAMGTKFIMSPGTDYHMPGGTTSYPFFIFGGSWLEKTADLLPSLPSKGDIVVGNDVWIGREAVIMPGVTIGDGAVIGARSLVTSDVAPYTVVGGNPAKEIKKRLPDEDIDRMLRIAWWDWPAEVVTEHVRTIWSGTPSELEELAKKIGRLAR; via the coding sequence ATGATCAAGAGCGAGCGGCGCCCCGGACTCGTCGAGGCGGCCGAGGACGTCACTGTCTTCCTCAAGCCGCTCATCAAGTCACCCAAGATCGAGGTCGGTGAATTCACCTACTACAACGACACCGAAAACGCCGCCGGCTTCGAGGACAGCAACGTTCTCTATGCGTATGGCCCGGAACGCCTGGTCATCGGCAAGTTCTGCTGTCTGGCGATGGGCACGAAGTTCATCATGTCGCCGGGAACGGACTACCACATGCCCGGTGGCACCACCTCATATCCTTTCTTCATCTTCGGCGGATCGTGGCTCGAGAAGACGGCGGACCTGCTGCCCTCCCTGCCTAGCAAGGGCGACATCGTTGTCGGCAACGACGTCTGGATAGGACGGGAGGCGGTCATCATGCCCGGTGTCACCATCGGTGACGGCGCGGTCATTGGAGCCCGATCCCTGGTCACCAGCGATGTGGCCCCCTACACCGTGGTCGGCGGGAATCCCGCGAAGGAGATCAAGAAGCGGCTGCCCGACGAGGACATCGACCGCATGCTGCGCATCGCCTGGTGGGACTGGCCCGCGGAGGTCGTCACCGAGCACGTGCGCACCATCTGGTCTGGAACCCCGTCGGAACTGGAGGAACTGGCCAAGAAGATCGGCCGTCTGGCAAGGTGA
- a CDS encoding GlxA family transcriptional regulator, whose translation MTSPGAFAHPGRHRVAVLVRHGMLVMELGIVQRLFGQARSAAGEPLYEVVTCTPEPGSVRTDSDVVIPVHRGPEVLAEADTVIVSASTADYEPAARELAPPVRTALAQIREGTRIASICTGAFVLAAAGLLDGRPATTHWQSAAELQERFPKVDVDPCALYTDDGDVLTSAGVASGIDLVLHIIRRDHGTAVANEVARGTVVSPHREGGQAQFVRRPVPEPGTSSTKAARAWALDNLHRPLTLRELAARESMSTRTFTRRFREEVGVSALQWLTQQRIERARQLLEESALPVDRVAAEAGFGTGASLRQHFQAALGVSPSTYRSTFRGEPVAQPG comes from the coding sequence ATGACTTCGCCTGGCGCTTTCGCGCACCCCGGCCGCCACCGCGTCGCCGTACTGGTGCGGCACGGGATGCTCGTGATGGAACTCGGCATCGTCCAGCGGCTGTTCGGGCAAGCGCGCTCGGCGGCAGGAGAGCCGCTGTACGAGGTCGTCACCTGCACGCCCGAGCCAGGGTCTGTGCGCACCGACTCCGACGTCGTCATCCCCGTGCACCGAGGTCCGGAAGTCCTCGCAGAGGCCGATACCGTGATCGTTTCGGCGTCGACGGCCGACTACGAGCCAGCGGCGCGCGAGCTGGCCCCGCCGGTGCGCACCGCGCTTGCGCAGATCCGGGAGGGCACGCGGATCGCGTCGATCTGCACCGGCGCGTTCGTGCTGGCCGCCGCCGGCCTGCTCGACGGCCGCCCGGCGACCACGCACTGGCAATCCGCCGCGGAACTGCAGGAACGGTTCCCGAAAGTCGACGTCGACCCGTGCGCGCTCTACACCGATGACGGCGACGTCCTCACCTCTGCCGGCGTCGCCTCCGGGATCGATCTGGTTCTGCACATCATCCGCCGCGATCACGGCACGGCCGTGGCCAACGAGGTTGCCCGCGGCACAGTCGTCTCCCCGCACCGCGAGGGCGGCCAGGCCCAGTTCGTCCGCCGTCCGGTGCCCGAGCCCGGGACGTCGTCGACGAAGGCCGCCCGAGCCTGGGCGCTGGACAATCTGCACCGCCCGCTGACGCTGCGCGAGCTGGCGGCCCGCGAGTCGATGAGCACCCGCACGTTCACCCGTCGCTTCCGCGAGGAGGTCGGCGTCTCGGCGCTTCAATGGCTTACGCAGCAACGAATCGAGCGCGCCCGCCAGCTCCTGGAGGAGTCGGCCCTCCCGGTGGACCGGGTGGCGGCGGAAGCTGGCTTCGGCACGGGGGCCTCGCTGCGCCAGCACTTCCAGGCGGCGCTGGGCGTGTCGCCGAGCACGTACCGGTCGACGTTCCGCGGCGAACCTGTGGCCCAGCCCGGCTAG
- a CDS encoding maleylpyruvate isomerase N-terminal domain-containing protein: MVDPVDSRTYTISEIEGWSEGVEAVYAILCRRRHAFLELLNNIDESQFNAQSRCTDWSVHEVVRHVRDVAKVHISMLDETEYPFGNPGNFSPKTSPAAWMSHSEGESVKETVNELTQLIQQEGELFLRRAMEGSPQVRQGPLRRKLHWSVFSTHTIWDAWMHERDICIPLGFDVPLDGEEGRLMVMYTLLAASAPAAWSGDYVEVAIKLYGSPDCTYRIGHNNSHVYVQTGGRSDVGGDMAVLLDSLAGRGPELSEILGTSSDAVRKLSLLRAVAT; encoded by the coding sequence ATGGTTGATCCAGTGGACTCACGTACGTACACGATTTCCGAGATTGAGGGATGGAGTGAAGGGGTGGAGGCGGTCTACGCAATACTGTGTCGCCGTCGACATGCATTTCTTGAGCTCTTGAACAACATCGACGAATCTCAGTTCAACGCACAGTCTCGCTGCACGGACTGGTCGGTGCACGAAGTGGTACGCCACGTTCGTGATGTAGCCAAGGTGCACATATCTATGCTAGATGAGACTGAATATCCTTTCGGAAACCCCGGAAATTTCAGCCCGAAGACCTCGCCCGCCGCTTGGATGAGTCACTCGGAGGGTGAATCCGTAAAGGAGACGGTGAATGAACTGACGCAATTGATCCAGCAGGAAGGGGAGCTGTTCCTTCGGCGCGCCATGGAAGGGTCACCCCAGGTAAGGCAGGGCCCACTTCGGAGAAAATTGCACTGGTCCGTGTTCAGCACCCATACGATCTGGGATGCCTGGATGCATGAGCGAGATATATGTATTCCCCTGGGATTTGACGTTCCTCTTGATGGCGAGGAAGGTCGCCTCATGGTGATGTACACCCTGCTTGCCGCCTCAGCGCCTGCCGCTTGGTCTGGCGACTACGTGGAGGTAGCGATCAAGCTATACGGATCACCTGACTGCACGTATCGCATAGGCCACAACAACTCTCACGTCTACGTCCAGACGGGCGGCCGCTCAGACGTCGGTGGCGATATGGCAGTTCTCCTGGACAGCCTCGCAGGACGCGGGCCTGAACTGTCGGAGATACTCGGGACATCAAGTGATGCAGTACGGAAACTCTCGCTTCTTAGGGCCGTGGCGACGTGA